From the genome of Malus sylvestris chromosome 6, drMalSylv7.2, whole genome shotgun sequence, one region includes:
- the LOC126625976 gene encoding uncharacterized protein LOC126625976, which produces MGVDYYNILKVNRNASEDDLKKAYKRLAMIWHPDKNPAGKRPEAEAKFKQISEAYDVLSDPAKRQIYDLYGEEALKSGQLPPPSSSSSARSSAASGHHYYANHNNQRHAHPNTSSFTFSPRDAEDIYAEIFGSDGDGGGIGGGGRYRDGFFRTSNGGGPEFAGPSGAAPARKANAVENLLPCSLEELYKGVKKKMKISRNVYDAVGAGKVRTVEEILTIEIRPGWKKGTKITFPEKGNQEQGVIPADLIFIVDEKPHALYKRDSNDLVVNQEITLLEALTGKTLDLTTLDGRNLMIPLTDIIKPGAEMVVPNEGMPISKEPGKKGNLRIKFDVKYPSRLTTEQKSDLKRVLGGVSL; this is translated from the exons ATGGGGGTGGACTACTACAACATACTGAAAGTTAATCGGAACGCGAGCGAGGACGACCTGAAGAAGGCCTACAAGCGGCTCGCCATGATTTGGCACCCGGACAAGAACCCCGCCGGGAAGCGGCCGGAGGCGGAGGCCAAGTTCAAGCAAATCTCCGAGGCCTACGACGTCCTCAGCGACCCCGCCAAGCGCCAGATCTACGACCTCTACGGCGAGGAGGCTCTGAAATCGGGGCAACTTCCGcctccctcttcttcctcctccgccCGCTCCTCCGCCGCTTCGGGCCACCACTACTACGCCAACCACAACAACCAGCGCCACGCACACCCGAATACGTCGTCGTTCACGTTCAGTCCCAGGGACGCCGAGGACATTTACGCCGAGATTTTTGGATCCGATGGCGACGGAGGCGGGATTGGGGGCGGAGGGAGGTATAGAGATGGGTTCTTTAGGACGTCCAATGGTGGTGGGCCAGAGTTTGCGGGACCCAGTGGGGCTGCGCCTGCGAGGAAGGCCAATGCGGTTGAGAATTTGTTGCCCTGCAGCTTGGAGGAGCTCTACAAGGGTgtcaagaagaagatgaagatttcCAGAAACGTCTACGATGCCGTTGGTGCTGG TAAGGTTCGGACTGTGGAGGAGATTTTGACCATTGAGATCAGACCAGGTTGGAAGAAGGGCACAAAGATCACCTTCCCTGAGAAGGGTAACCAAGAGCAAGGTGTGATTCCAGCGGATCTAATTTTTATTGTAGACGAGAAACCACACGCACTTTACAAGAGGGACAGTAATGACCTGGTGGTCAACCAGGAGATAACACTGCTGGAGGCACTCACTGGCAAGACTCTTGACCTTACCACCCTAGATGGACGGAATCTCATGATCCCGTTGACTGATATCATCAAACCCGGAGCTGAAATGGTGGTACCAAATGAGGGAATGCCGATCTCAAAAGAACCTggaaaaaagggaaatttgAGAATCAAGTTTGATGTCAAGTATCCTTCAAGGCTTACCACAGAACAGAAATCTGATCTGAAAAGAGTTCTGGGAGGAGTTTCATTATGA